The stretch of DNA tgtattccgAAATCTAAGATAGAATTTTTAGAAATCCACCCAAGCGATTGGCCTCTTTTTCGGAGGATCAGTGTttcaatcctgggcacgcaTTTTCGGAGTTAGATATATGCATTTTATATCTAAGATagataatagaaataaaatagaaaaacatcgtgaggaaaccggcatgcctgagtgttggaagtctgctaatctgcacttgatcagcgtggtggactgtgatcaaacccttttcattctaagaggagacccatgctcagttaTGGTGAGCCCGTCATTggtttatgatgatgatgataataattactcaAGCAAAGTTGAAGCGGGCCAGGTGGTTCAAGTATAAAAGGATAAAATGATTGccattttataatatactagctgatacccgcgacttcgttcgcgtggatgtaggttttttaaaattcccgtgggaactctttgattttccggaataaaaagtagcttatgtgctaatccagggtaaaatctatctccatactaaatttcagcccaatccgtccagtagtttttgcgtgaaggagtaacaaacacacacacacacatacatactttctcctttataatattagtgtgatcacaGCCCAAACACAGAAActtgtaattttgtaaataattaggTTTTCCCGATAACGTAGACAAAGGGATTTTTAGAAAGTCTCTCCAAACGAAGCCTGTGCAGATCCCTAATCTTTGGAGTGTATCTTAATTTACCTACAAGCTTAATCTTGGCTTTAAGTGCTACGCAAACACAGTCCTAATATGCAAATCATCTATGTATACGCTTGAAATAGTAACAAGAATACAAAGTGGATTTATTTCCGCGTTTTACCGCTAATGTTATTCTTTGCATAAATAACAAGCCACGCCCGGGTAAATGAGGGAGATGTAACAACGTTTACGATTTTATAAAAGGTCAAACATAAAGttcaaaaaaatacctatttagaagtTGCCATAGGCAAAATTTGCAAAATCACTTCAAAGTAAGACttcatgtttatttatgttttatttcatataAAGTGGTCTTAATGATACTTATAAAGATGCAGTAGGTTGTAAAAAAATGTTCCTCCCGTCTGAATTTCAACACGGCGCGGTGGCCAGTCTGAATTATTGAGACTAGCCAACCAAGCCATATATATCTCAATGCACAATTAATGTGTGTACATGTACTTACCTATGTCACGTATTCCGAGACGATCGGGGAGGTCAGGAGCAGAACCAGAGGTTTTACGTGCCTAGCTTGTAAAGCTAAGTCACTTCCAATcaattacttaaaaaatattttattcttaaaGTGACTGCCACTAGTTGAGTAGATCACGTGCAACTTCTGTTGGGCTGTTCTGCATTGAATGTATTTATCATTGGTGTTGTAATATGTTCACTTaaatgaaataggtacatacaaaatCACTAGGTGTAGTCACAGAAGCACGGCCAATAAGTTTTAGCATTTCCTTATCAACGCCAGTGTCCCATACTTCAACCGCAGCCGGCGCAGCGGACATTCCTGACCATTGTTCCTGGTAATACGTCACCTGAAGCAATACACATAGCttcggttaaaatatttaactaagaAGATTACctttatctaaattattaagtttaataaattacaagtatgtatgtttgtttgtcacTTTTGACTCTAAATCGACATACATTTCGGCACAGATCCCTACCAACTTTCTTGTAACCTTACTTGTAAGGTAATGGGTCTTAAATGACGCGATAACAatagttagtaaataaatattatcaaaCAGACGTtcgaaataaaattgaaatgttttacaattattaaaaaaaaagttgaacaGGTAAAAACGTTAAAATGAAACACTAAAATTACCTGTGATCAGTGATTCGTAAAATAAAtatgacattaaaaaaaaaattgaacaggTAAGTTTggataaaaacaaaaagtcaACTTACCTGTGGTGTGTAAGTAGTAGCTGCTTCAAATTGTTCTTGTAGGAATTTTGTATATTCTGCGTTTATACTTGCTAAGTCTTTTTCAGTGATTAATGCTTCCGAAATAAGTTTATCAGCGTAGAGATCTGGAATGgatctaaaacaatttttttttataaaactagtatttctgtaatattattagtatagttCTATTGTTATCAAAGAAATTCTATCAAATTCTTTCCTTCTAGTGCCATGTAGTATAATTGGAAATCTGGACTTTGATAATCGCTGCCCTAATTAGTgaactttttttaatgttaaaccGCGGCTACTGCAATATTCTTATGCCAGGCTGTTTATTTACGGCCAGGCTTTCGTTTGGTCTTTATCTTGCCTTGTATAATAAGTTGGAGCAGCTCATATTTTGAATTGCGATTTATATGGCTCAGATATCCGAGCTTTCTTTTTTGCACACTTTTTGCATGGTGGTGCAGTATAATGATAATTATGTATTTCCATAATATTTGTAGTATTTGCCTGTATACCCACATATCGAAAGCTTCCAGCTTCTTGCCGTTAAGTTAGGTTAAGaataaattttatgaattttactTACTTTCTATTATGTATAAGCTTATAAAGTAATGGATTTGTAAAGGTAGGATCATCGAGCTCATTGTGTCCCCATCGGCGATAGCAGTTGTAGTCTATGAACACGTCCTTACGGAATTTTCTTTGGTACTCAAACGCTATGTTCGTCGCTTTAACGATTAGCTGAAAGTATATTTCTCTTTAATCTAAAACAGAATTTGACTCCTATTAcactattttggaaaaaaatccgGTCTATGCTTCAAATCATAGATACGAGAGGAATATGGGAGGAATGGTCCCAAATTATTGGCAGCATTTCCGCACTTATAACCAGATTGTTTCTTTGTGCAAAAGCTGAATCAGACCCTCTGTCACCAAATGAGGCAATTAAACGCCGTGAAATGTCTCATGAGAGTTTTTTCAGCAATAAAACTTCATGCCACAacggtctccacggcaaacggaactaataagtaataattaactCTCAATGAGAGGCTTACTTGTAATATGCGTTACTAATTGCTACCAGTTATCTGGAAATGCCACTATCAAGTAgacaggtattttttttatactccAAAATGACTTGTAAAAGGTAAGTATGTAAAAGGATGCCTCACCTCTGGGTGATCGCCATTCACGTGTATAACAGGAACAGCTATTGATTTGGCTAAGTCTGTAACATAGCGACTGGATCGGCCCCTGTTCGCCGGTAATGTAAAGCCTACCTGTAcagaaattaatattaaatccCAACAAAGGCTATAATAACATGAAATATTCGCTGGCAGAATTTATAAATTTGTAATGAAGCGCTTAATTTCAATATCAGAgagaaataatttgaatttggtCACGAGCGTAAATGTTTGAGATTGGTAGTTGGCCCTTAATTGGTGATTGAGtattcattttattcattttcacCAATTTAAACCTTTTAGTACGTACTTATGCATTTTGCAATTCAATATTGCCCTTATTTTATTCTAGCACGGCACGATTTCATGAATATGTGGGTAACTTACCATCGCAAATACGATGCAAagagaataggtacctatgtataggtatatatgtacataatatacgaTACGTCAATTGCTGATGTTGAGCTTCATGACCTCTTTCATAATGGTAGTTTTCTTGGGATACTGTAGTAATAGTACGATGGGCTCCCAGCATGGAAGCCTAACATGTATGTTTATTTGGTTTAAGACTTCGTGAAGTGCAAGTCAATCATTAAAAGCTCCAAAATACCACAGCACTGTGGATTCGGAAAAAAGattctaccgagaaaaaccgGCAATAAAGCTAGCTTCCCAAGTTTAATTTCCAGCATTTAACTTATTGTTCCTAATGTGGTTACCCTGCGCAGAGACTTTAAACCGCAAGTAAGTACTCTAGCGCCAAAGTTACATCCTCAAACCTCAACATTATAATAAAGTTACTAACTTGGTTATTAACCACTACGTGTAAGGATCCCCCGACTTCGAAATGAGGGACTTGTGAGAGCATCAGGGTTTCTTGATTCACCCCCTGCCCTGTAAAAGCTGCATCGCCATGAATCTGTAAATAGCAAAGCATgtaaattcataaaaataaaacgtagTCGATTCAAATCTGCTTATGTGAAGTAACGGATTGACTTCCTAAGGATGCGTTGTTttttacgaaaattaaaaaaaaactatgcaaCAAAACCTGAATAATTATTCTTCCCTTGagccacgcgagcgaagccgcgggtaatagctagtagATAAAACACTCAATAACAGTGAGAGACTTCAACTGCGTTTAGCCAGTCAGAAACTATAGCTCCGGGTTCAACACGGTTATAACCATTTATGGTAATGGTGATAGGTTTCATTTATTCAGAGGTTATTACCACACCAACCACAATAACGTAGGCATGTTCCATTTTAGACGGAAACACTACGAATAACTATTGTTATATTCGTAGCggaaatatcatttttgaagatcATTATGTGAAATCATTGTCTTAAAATTTTGACGacaatgaaaacaaaatatgtagTAGAGTCCATTTATATAATAGAAACAAAAGGTGGCCTGATCAATTAATTCTTAAAGAAAATCTTATAATCGATTTCGTTAATGGACTTAATTTCGTTTAATTACCTGAACGTTTAATACTTTGTCGCCGAATCTCGACATTTCGTCTCTTGAATAATCACCCTCCATTAGCTTTAATTGCTTGGATCTAGTTTTCCCCATCGACACTGGATTTGCTGcctgtaaaaattaaaaaaattcataacgtgtttcttaaaattccgatacaagttagcccttgactacgatctcgTCTGACGtgctgatgcagtctaagatgcaagTGGGTTAACTTAGAAGAGGTAttgcagtttcattaaacccataccctgaTTGTTTTCTACGaggcatcgtaccggagcgctaaattgtttttttttttttaattttattggcacggctttacctgtagggtggtaactagccatggcctgAGCCTTTCACCTAACTAGACCAAAGACAATAATTAAGAGATAATAAATTCCCAAACTGTCCGGGACTCAAAACTGcaacctcccacttataagaccatagCGCTCACCAAAATGTGATTTTATAACGAGACAGAGGATGTGACTTCTTATTAGAAGTATATCAATACGTGAGTGAGGTAGCAAAATCAGTAGCATAGTACCTGGCATTAGTATTTGGGTGAGCAATTCAACGAGTGGCCAATCAAACAAATTATATGTCCTCTCTCGGTTGAACGCATACGAGTTTCTCGACCTAGAAACTCACTTTGtaatattacgagtatattttTGTGTAGTCTGAAGGTAAAAATGGATTTTAATGTTGTGCACATACCTCTAAATGAGATGGATTGTTTATAAGGGAGAATTTGACTGTGTTGCCGTTCATACTGATATCAGTAGATGCACCTGTAAGAAAGATATCATTATTTAAATCATATATACACACCTGTAtcttttttaaatccaagacaGGCTTAGCGACAATCATCCTTAAAAAAAGGCTATGGCTATTTCAATACAAAGTTTCGAAGGCCTTTGCCTTTGACAACTATTCCGGAATTCCCCGTCGATCCCGCATTTTGAAAGAATTTAATCCGCCTTTGTGACGGAAATGAATTGAAATTTTTCGTTTATGTTTTAAATCTACAAGAATTTCTCGTGTGAGAGGATTGGGTGATAGAAGGTGCTAGTCACTTGAATTGATGTTATATTATAGTGTTTCTACGGAGAGTTGGTTGTGaatatagtacctatctacctgttCAGGTTTCAGACCATAAGTCCTAGTAAGTTTTATGAGTAACAGCAAAAACTTCGCagtcaattttaataaaatggttTTTCGTAAAAAGTGATGTGAGCTTGAGAATCGGTGCTAAGATGTAAAGTTCAAGTTACGTGATCATAACAATTGGTATGATTGGAATTTTGAGTACAGGACATTATAGTGTGTCGCGCGCTGTCGACTAGATCGTATGCCCTTATTGACATAATTGTCTTGTATATTGAATGGAAATAACTGGCAAAGGTGAAGAGACCATCACGAGAAAGACAGAATACATAGTTTTCTCCCTGGCAGCTGTGATGGTGTCGGTGATGGTGACAGTGACGCGGTGATGATATTTCTCATTCTACTCCCCAGCATTCGAGAGCAAAGCGTGTAGTAAGAAATTTCGCTTCAAAAATACTGTCAATTATAATTGCCGTATTGTATGGACTCACTTAAATGTGTGGCAATATCGCAGGCAGAATTAGCTTCAGCAGGAAACTCCGGATTGCCATTAAACTTATGGAATATCTTCACCGGCGGACACTGCAGCAGGCCGCTCAGCACATTCAACTTGCCTCTATGTGCCATTGCTATCACCACATGTTTTAACTCTTCTGAAAAAAAAGATAATTGGAATATATTAGGAGAGAATTGGTGATAAACGTTTCTcgttatattttgaaaataaaagtattttcataatataaaaaaatggaaGGTTGGCAATAAACGTTGAAATTTTATCTTTTATAACTAGGTAGGCATCTAGATAAATACTAAGTTAGTAATTTATTACGCAAATGCCACGAAGCTTAAACCTAAGGCAATTTTTTCAACCACTGCGCAAAATGGTGTGTATGCATTAGAATTCAAATGCATTTTCCGTTCCTTTCGAAAATATGCAGTAATTCTATAAACTTAGAACGAGTCTGCTTTAGACATTTTCCAATCCAAATTCCAAGCTTCCGCGTCGTGTGTACGAAATACGGCGGCAATAAGTTTGTAGTTGTACCTATTTATACTACGaaaaactaagtaagtagtaagtgattttataatacctatccaAATTACTTTCAATTTAAAGTTTAGTCTCACCTGAGTCTGAGATAGGTAGCTAGAAGTTCATGTAACTTCAAGTTTAGTATCATGgaaaaaagataaaattgacTGAACACGGGATATAGAATTCATATTATAATGCATTTAGATAAGTAGGCCCAGCAATCATTACAATACAATATCCTAAACTTGTCTGATTTATAATTGTAAAACTTAGTTCTGTCTCAAACTTACCTTCGTGAAAAGGTGTTATTAAAACTTACCTGCCTGATATTAACATTAAAACTTAGGTTATTTTTAAGACTTTCCTTTACCTAAGTCCACAAAGTAAATGCTaatcatattttgttaaataacaatatttactttctaagtacctaagtaaagtGGGTAAGTTTCAAAAAATTTAGacttaaataatttatctgAACTGATTTACGGCTCTACCTGTCTTACCTGAGGTAGTTAGCCTGAATAGTGTAGAAAAGAAAGTTAGTAGAGATTCAGCGCCTTCCCCGCAGTACCTCTTTACTGTGGGGTATTTGATTGACAGGAACTTGTCCCACGCTTGGGAATGTAACAGTTCTTTCAGTATTTCTATTCTTCTCTCGCCATCTATTGTGTCTATGCCACCTTCTACGCGCTGCGCGAACCATTCTCTTTCTGCTTCTATCTGAAACAATTTCTCATTCATGTTATTCGActcatattaattataataattagctcatgcccgcgactttgtccgcgtggacttggCACAAATTATAACCGTTATTTTACTTACCTCTAATTAAGGAACTCGTAGGAAATCGGCCCGCAATATTATATTCCCTTTTTCTCCCGCAGATTGCTCATAGTCTGTTTTCCGTTATGACCGTGTAATATTTATCGAGATGGATTGGAATATTCGAATGGGACCCAAACTACGTTTCTTTGGAGCACGCCACGAATGCAACACGGTTAACATTCATTAATCATGTAATTAACGTTAATAACCCGAACTTACCTCTAAGTAAGAGAACTCGTAGGAAATCGGCCCGCAATAAATTCCCTCTAATTTCTCCCGCAGATTGTTCGCAGTCTGTTTTCCATTGTGGCCGTACAATAGCCCCGAGTCGACGACGTCGCCGCCCGATAGTCCGTATCTTGATAAATCGAGCTCCTTGATGCTTCTGGAATTACGATATTACTATCCTTattctaaactagctgatacccgcgactacgttcgcgtggatgtaggttttttaaaattcccgtgggaactctttgattttccgggataaaaggtagcctatgtgctaatccagggtatgatctatctccattttaaatttcagcccaatccgtcgagtagtttttgcgtgaaggagtaacaaacatacacacacacacacacacacacacacacacacacacatacacacatacaaactttctcctttataatattagtgtgatgcgaaagtatgtatgtttggtttgtttgttattggtttgttggtttgtgaaattttaaaaaagtacgATTTTCATAGTTGAGAGACCTGGAGATACTTCCAAGACCTGGAGAGTCACATAAGCTACTTTCCATCccttaaaatcaaagagtcaaaaataaaattaatttattaatttatctgatACTGATTGATCTGATGGTAGTTTAattaaatcgatatttggctcattcgatgtcatacgatctgttgctaggaTGTTAACAAGagtgaacttgcataaatacgggtatTTTGAAGGTTTTTAGCATAGGTTTttaattcagtctccttccgagattcggattGGTTATTGAATACTTCCGGTGCTTAGATCGTGGAACGCATAGTACGCAAAACCTACGCGTTGAACCTGTGTTCAACGCGTAGAGGTTTTGCGTAGGTTATGGGAGGGAATTCCAATAATTCctttaaaatgtttaattaatacctgctttttctgagtgacgcttataataTTCGTTTGATATTAAATACCTTGTCTCCTTTCTATAGTCAACGTTATCAATGTTTGCTCGCAGGTGGCCGTATGTGCGATACGCGTTGACTAGCTGCTGCGCGCGGCAGTTCTCGAAGCGCTTTGACAACACTTCTTCTGGTACATCTACAATACAACATATTTATAGAATGTGTACAATTATATGGTACTTGTacagtatattcattcattcatctaaAATAATCTAACtactttttattagggttccgtacctcaaaaggaaaaaggaacccttataggatcactgttgtctgtctgcctgtctgtccgtccgtccgttcgtccgtccgtctgtcgtgtctgttaaaaaaacttatagggtacttcccgttgacctaaaatcatgaaatttggcaggtaggtaggtcgtatagcacaagtaaaggaataaatctgaaaaccgcgaatttgtggttacatcacagaaaaaataaaatgagttttgattttcaaagcaagataactataccaagtggggtatcatattatgatagggctttacttgtacattctaaaacagatatttatttcattttaagcataatagtttttgatttatcatgcaaaatgtcggaaaaatacccgcgtacggaaccctctcggtgctcgagtctgactcgtacttggccggttttttattcaaaaaatgggTATTTTTTCAGATTGATGTAGAGTAGTTGAACGTATACAAGTACGATTGATATATTAATTGAACAATTTGCTTTTAAGTGTACAAGAGCATTGAAAAAGCTTTGATAGTCCTcagttaaaattacattttttacttCTACGTTGAGAACGTACGTAGGTAAGAACTAACCACAGACATTATGATCACAGTAATCCCATATTTATATTGTAAACAAAATTACGGCTAAGGTATGCCACGCAAAAAACATACTTATCATAGTAAAAAGAAGGGTCATATTCGCACAACTGTTTGTAACTGATTATGAGTGACTGAGTGATAACGTACCAAATTCGATTGACTCCCGCGGTCGATGCCCGAACACCCCTACTCCTGAGTGATACTTCAAATATTCCTTCCATTTTGTGACCTGTTTCACTCGCACTTTACTGAAACCTATCATGGTTCCTTCTCTCTCCTATCAAAATCACAGTAACatttcaaaagtcaaaactcTCCTTCAAGGGCTTCTTAATTTAGAACATAATTCTGCGCGGGAGTTGACTGCTTCGCGATTCGAAACATACTGTCGTATGTTGTTTGAGTGAAAAAGATGGAATGTAGTAGATATTTtcagtgataataatatttgtatcgTATAAGATTCGGTTCAATGGCGTCATACAAATTACAGATAAATGTTATTCCTTTCGATAACATTTTACGCAAAATGCTGAAAATGAAGGTCAAGGTTTTCGATATCGGTATAATATGAGATCCgataagcgcagtgtgggaggacctccaacccgctggaccgatgacttgaagaaggtggcggggagcgggaaGATGGGGAAAGCAGAGGACCGTCTTTGgtagcgcgctcttggaaaggcctatgtccagcagtggacgcataccgGCTGATGGAATTGAATGGAATATGAGATCTGAGCTAAGTAGTTAAAACCTGGAAATAatcatagactacttttatcccggaaaaacaaagagttcccacgagctTTTCAATATCCCTACATCCACGAGGGCGAGGGCGTCATCTCGTTctaaatgaagtaggtacagATATAATTATGTCATAATATGGGGGTCTTCATGATCCTTCaactcactacagagcacgggtctcctatcAGTATAAGAAAGGTTATGGTGGCCATAGTTCACCCCACTGGCCccttgcggattggcagactttacatatCTTCGAGAACATTATTAAGAACTCTCCGGCagacaggtttcctcacgatgttttcttcgccgttaaagcaagtgaaacataactccgaaaagttaaaggtgcgtgcccggaatcgaaccccctacctcccgaataggaggcggacatccTAACTACTAGGCTACCTTGTTATTCGCGTTACTCAAATGATAGAGGTTGTCTGTTATTAAGTATCTTATctaacgcacgcacaacagacggaaacgtttacgAGAAGACGACGAAGAAGTATCTTATCTATGGGGTGGAATTTGATAGTAACTTTGGCCACTAAATCtataatttacatattatttagacTTAATTATAGTCCTCGTCAATTTAATTGCCGTTCTTTTAAAGTTAACTGTTTTTATGCGTCAGTGGGCACGCGACGTGAGCGCATGGAACTCACCAGCCCGCGCGCTACGCTGCACCCCGCGTTCGCCATCTGCATTAGTGTGAGTGCTACAGCCGCCCGTACACAGTGCACGAGCGCCTGGAACAATATTTGCGCGAGATCGCACTCGCATCGTACCTAGGTCAGAGATGACTATTTAATTGCCGGTAACTATACTTACCTGTAAATTGTTAGATATAGTTTAGAAAGGTGACCCGTATAAAGCGACCTGTCGCGACATTtaccataaaattaaataaaaattatttattactgttGGAACATGCGAATTTTCTGTAATCAGTTTAAACTAACAAGCATAATGCATTTAGATATGCACGAATAACATGTTTTGttccaataaaataatatgtagaacAGCAATCACTGTTTGTCTACGTTAGCCTACGTATTGTTATGCAAACAGCGTAAATCTAtggttttgtattattttattgattactaGAAAGTATTCTAAAATGgtaaatttttttgttaatataaaaaataaacttggcTATTTTGGGGATAGCACAAGTTTGCATGGGATCCAAAATGTTTTTTCGATGTCTCGCATCCCTTT from Maniola jurtina chromosome 10, ilManJurt1.1, whole genome shotgun sequence encodes:
- the LOC123869189 gene encoding probable 2-oxoglutarate dehydrogenase E1 component DHKTD1 homolog, mitochondrial isoform X2, whose amino-acid sequence is MIGFSKVRVKQVTKWKEYLKYHSGVGVFGHRPRESIEFDVPEEVLSKRFENCRAQQLVNAYRTYGHLRANIDNVDYRKETRSIKELDLSRYGLSGGDVVDSGLLYGHNGKQTANNLREKLEGIYCGPISYEFSYLEIEAEREWFAQRVEGGIDTIDGERRIEILKELLHSQAWDKFLSIKYPTVKRYCGEGAESLLTFFSTLFRLTTSELKHVVIAMAHRGKLNVLSGLLQCPPVKIFHKFNGNPEFPAEANSACDIATHLSASTDISMNGNTVKFSLINNPSHLEAANPVSMGKTRSKQLKLMEGDYSRDEMSRFGDKVLNVQIHGDAAFTGQGVNQETLMLSQVPHFEVGGSLHVVVNNQVGFTLPANRGRSSRYVTDLAKSIAVPVIHVNGDHPELIVKATNIAFEYQRKFRKDVFIDYNCYRRWGHNELDDPTFTNPLLYKLIHNRKSIPDLYADKLISEALITEKDLASINAEYTKFLQEQFEAATTYTPQVTYYQEQWSGMSAAPAAVEVWDTGVDKEMLKLIGRASVTTPSDFVIHAHLAKTHVKNRLNKINEENVIDWATAEAMAIGSLLMEGRHVRLSGEDVGRGTFSHRHLMLIDQEKETIHVPLNHIHEEQKGFLEVANSILSEEAVLGYEYGMAFDSPDNLYIWEAQFGDFYTGAQIIVDTFIASGESKWVRSNGLVMLLPHGFDGAASEHSSCRMERFLQLTDSSETKPDSEAVCMHVANPTTPAQYFHLLRRQMVRNYRKPLVVVAPKILLRLADATSPLSDFAPGTHFKPVIGDTIADPLRVNRVILVCGKHYYELHKERLKARIDDVAIIRVESLSPFPLHALQQEVGKYKNARKFIWSQEEHRNMGAWTFVKPRFENLLGKKLLYAGRAEAATTAVGASKLHRVEVEHILREPLYNIK
- the LOC123869189 gene encoding probable 2-oxoglutarate dehydrogenase E1 component DHKTD1 homolog, mitochondrial isoform X1 — protein: MIGFSKVRVKQVTKWKEYLKYHSGVGVFGHRPRESIEFDVPEEVLSKRFENCRAQQLVNAYRTYGHLRANIDNVDYRKETRSIKELDLSRYGLSGGDVVDSGLLYGHNGKQTANNLREKLEGIYCGPISYEFSYLEIEAEREWFAQRVEGGIDTIDGERRIEILKELLHSQAWDKFLSIKYPTVKRYCGEGAESLLTFFSTLFRLTTSEELKHVVIAMAHRGKLNVLSGLLQCPPVKIFHKFNGNPEFPAEANSACDIATHLSASTDISMNGNTVKFSLINNPSHLEAANPVSMGKTRSKQLKLMEGDYSRDEMSRFGDKVLNVQIHGDAAFTGQGVNQETLMLSQVPHFEVGGSLHVVVNNQVGFTLPANRGRSSRYVTDLAKSIAVPVIHVNGDHPELIVKATNIAFEYQRKFRKDVFIDYNCYRRWGHNELDDPTFTNPLLYKLIHNRKSIPDLYADKLISEALITEKDLASINAEYTKFLQEQFEAATTYTPQVTYYQEQWSGMSAAPAAVEVWDTGVDKEMLKLIGRASVTTPSDFVIHAHLAKTHVKNRLNKINEENVIDWATAEAMAIGSLLMEGRHVRLSGEDVGRGTFSHRHLMLIDQEKETIHVPLNHIHEEQKGFLEVANSILSEEAVLGYEYGMAFDSPDNLYIWEAQFGDFYTGAQIIVDTFIASGESKWVRSNGLVMLLPHGFDGAASEHSSCRMERFLQLTDSSETKPDSEAVCMHVANPTTPAQYFHLLRRQMVRNYRKPLVVVAPKILLRLADATSPLSDFAPGTHFKPVIGDTIADPLRVNRVILVCGKHYYELHKERLKARIDDVAIIRVESLSPFPLHALQQEVGKYKNARKFIWSQEEHRNMGAWTFVKPRFENLLGKKLLYAGRAEAATTAVGASKLHRVEVEHILREPLYNIK